A segment of the Candidatus Margulisiibacteriota bacterium genome:
CATCCCCTATCGGAATTGGTTTTATAACGCAAGTAACGCCCAGTATGTAAAATATGTTAAATATATTCGACCCAACAACGTTGCCGATAGCGATGTCCGACTCGCCTTTTAGCGCGGCAATCAGCGAGGTCGCCATTTCCGGAAGCGATGTTCCCACCGCCACGATAGTCAATCCGATCAAAATCTCCGACAATCCGGCTAATTTGGCCAGAATAACCGCCTGGCTGACCAGCAATTGGCCGCCAAAAAATAAAAACAATAATCCTCCCAAAATCAACAAAAAAGCAATGGGAGTGGAATATGTTTTGATCTCTTCCCCTGGTTCTTCAACATTTTTCCTGCGAAACATGTCAAAAGCATAATACATAAAAGCCGCGAAGAAACCGAGCAGAACCAAGCCATCGATCCTGGTCAAAACATTCTCCCGGTTCAGGTCAAATAATTTGTCGCTTGCCAGGACAAAAAGAGCGACTACCGCTAAGATCGCGAACGGGATCTCTTTCCAGGTGGTATTCCTGCTGACCTTCAGGTCAACAATTAGAGCGGAAATCCCCAAAATCAAGAGAATGTTGGCGATATTACTGCCGATAATATTCCCCACCGCGATATCCGTGGTCCCTTTAAACGCGGATATAAGGTTAACGATCAGTTCGGGGGCGGAGGTCCCAAAGGCAACAATGGTCAAACCAATGACGATCGGCTGGATCCCCGCTCTTTTGGAAACAGACGAAGCCCCCCTGACCAATATTTCCGCCCCGCTGACCAGTATAATCAACCCAATAATTAGCAGAAAAATAGTTAAAAGCATATTTAAGAAATGGGCCCGGCGAGATTCGAACTCGCAACCTTCGCCTTCGGAGGGCGACACGCTATCCAGTTACGCCACGGGCCCTATCAGATCAATTACAATTTTACCACAATTATTGCTTTCGTACCCAGGCCAATGTTTTTCTTCTCTCCCGTCCAGTCGTGGATCGCTTGAAAGAGGGACTTATATTTATAAGTATAATTAGCTCCCCGGCGGGTCCCCGGATCATTAGTAATAAATACCCCTGTGGCTTCATCGTACCCTTTGATCAATATATAATGATAGTAAGGACCCGGGGGGGTAAAATACGGGTTGCCCAGTTCCCGGCCGGCCATAGGAGCAATGACCAGGCTCCCTTCGGCCAACGCCGCTTTTATCTCTTTTTCTGAAACCACCTGCAAGACCTCAACCAGATCATATTTATAATAATCTCGGATCAACCTAGCGGACTCCTCTGCGGTCAGGTCATAATGCCCGCCCCAATTTTTTATCTGCCAATCAACCAAAGCCAAGATCTTCTTTTTTCCTATGCCCCTAGTCAGCTTCTCTCCCTTTACCCACCCCATTGCCATAACGATCGCCGCTTCTTCGCACGCGTCCTGCCACGGCTGGCGCCAGTCGCCAAAAGGGGCCTGGCATAAAAATGGGACCTGATGATCAATTTTAATGACCGCCCCAACCGCGCTAACAAATATCACCCAGATCGTCACGAATACAATAAATGGCCTTTTCATGCTAAAAATATAATGACATTCTATCCCAGAAAATGCAAGTTTTACCCCGATCGGTACGAATAATATGTGTAGGGGGGAACAATAAATGACATCAATCGCCACGATCCGTTATGATTCGTCCTATCATTTGCACATAATTAAACCGCAGGACCAGGATGATAGCGGCATAAAAACCCAAGAACTAGCCAGTCAGCATCGAACCACAGTTACTGAACTGGAAAGATTAAACCCAGCATTGGCCCAGCTAAAAGAAGGAGATCTGTTGGTCACTCCTATTCTTAGGGGCGTTTAAGCCGCCACGACCCGATTTTTCAGGCGCCCGATCTTCTCTATCTCTACCTCCACCACATCCCCAACCCGCATCGGACCGATCCCGGGGGGGGTTCCGGTCAAAATAATATCGTTTTGCTCCAGGGTCATCACGCTGGAAATAAAAGAAACCAGCTCTTCTACTTTAAAGACCATGTTGCCGGTATTGGATGACTGCTTGAGTTCGCCATTAAGATAGCATTTGATCGCTAGATTATTGGGATCGATACCAGAAACGACCTTCGGACCGACCGGACAAAAAGTATCAAACGATTTGGCCCTGGCCCACTGGCCATCCTGCAGTTGCAGGTCCCGCGCGCTCACATCATTGGAGCAGGTAAAGCCGGCAATATGCTGAAGCGCTTCTTTGCTGGAAATATTTTTGGTCCGATCCCTGATGACGATCGCCAGCTCCGCTTCATAGTGGAGTTCCTTGGTCTGGGAAGGATAGACGATCTCTCCTCCGTCGCCGATCAAAGCGGAAGGAGCCTTAAAAAAGAGGAGCGGCACTTTAGGCCGCTCCATCTTCATCTCATTTATATGCTCAATATAATTTAAGCCGACCGCAACGATCTTTGACGGCTTAAGCAAAATTTAAAAGAACGCCAACCGGACACCGGCCGCCAAAATATAGCCATCCAGCGGCAATTCAACATTGTTGGTGTCTTTAATACTGGTCCGCTGGTATCCGACCTCGGCATAGCCGCCGGTGTTCGGGCCAAAAGCCAGTTCGACCCCTACTCCGGCATTACCACCCAACCCCGCAAAGCTTGAGGGATTGGTCGCCAAAGGCGTTCCATCTGAAACCTTGTTCCCGGTATAGTAATCGATCTCGGCACTGATATAAAGGTTAAAGAATCCGTGAGAGCTGCCGTATTCGCCCCAATACATAGTGTAGATCCTTGCTCCATAGCCAAATTTGACCAAAGTATAGGTCGCGTCAACGCTGCTGCCAAGCTGCAGTTTTTTATTCAAGATGAGGCCAAAACGTGGTCCGGTATCTAGGTTCTCGTTCAGCTTCGCGTCAAATTCAAGCCCCAGATCAAATGTTGAGTCTTTGCTGACATTAACGTTATCTGTTGGAGAAAGCAGGCAACCCCTGATCCCCAAACGATAGGTTTTCCTCTGCGCCAGGTTATAAAGGTCCTTGGCGGCGATCGTCGCGGTTCCTTCGATCGCCAATATTTCTCCGGCGAAGAGCAAAGACAAACCAACCACCATCAAACTAACGATCACTTTTTTCATGAACTATTACCTCCCGGCAAATATTGAGACTGGAGAAATTATATCGTTGATAATCCCCCTGTCAAGCCATTAACTACTTTTGGCAGCTCGGACAATATGACGAGGTCCGCCCTCCGATCTTTTGCCGCCTGATCTCTCCCCCGCACCTCAGGCATTTCTGCCCATACCGCTGGTAGACCTTGAGCTTTTTGGTATACCCCCCGGCCTCTCCATGGGCATTAACATAGTTGCTGAAAGTCGTCCCCTGAACGGCAATGGCGGCGGCCAGTATCTTTTTTATCCCTTGAAAGACCTTTTTGATATCGGCCGGGCTAAGGCTTTTGGCCGGTCGGTCAGGCCTGAGTCCCGCGAAATAACACACCTCATCGGCATAAATGTTGCCGACCCCCACCACATTTCTCGCGTCCATAATGAACTGCTTGATCCGGCTGTTGGGCCGGCGGCGCAGGCCTTGGGTAAATCGTTCAAGGGTGAATTCAGCGGCCAGAGGCTCGGGTCCCAGCTCCATTTTGGCAAAAAGGGTGGCAAGCTCTGCCTGTTCATATAACCGGAGCCAGCCAAATTTGCGGATATCATTATAGTAAAGCCTGCTCTGGTCCGAAAAAGTAAACGTCGCGTGGGTAAATTTATTCGGCAGGGTTTCGCAGCTTTTATCAATAGTATGTCCACCGATCAAGCATTTACGCTTATCGCGAAAAACCAGCTGGCCGGTCATTTTCAAATGGATCAAAAATCTCCATCTTCCGGTCAGTTCGATAACGATCATCTTGGCCCGACGTTTGACGTCCGCGATCTTCAATCCTTTGATAGCCGTTTGATACTTTTTTAGCGGGAAGTTGATCATTTTCGGGGTATCGCAGTCAAAAGAAGCGATCTTTTTGCCAATTATCGCTTTGGCCAGCCCTCTTCTGACCGTCTCAACTTCGGGAAGTTCAGGCATTTACTACAACGCTTCCTTGAATATCTCAATAACCACATCAAAAATAGTAAGAATCAGGGGGCCAATGATGATCCCGGCAACGCCAAATAACTGGATCCCGCCGATAATGCCAAAGAGGACGATCAGCGGATGGACGTTGGAATTGTCGCCAACGATCTTTGGTTTCAAAATATTATCGATCAAACTGATCACAAAGACCCCGTACAACAGCAAAAGGATCGCCGGCAAATAGTTGCCGGTCATCGCCCCGACCAGAAAAAGATAGATATCGATCGGCCCCCAGACCAGGGCGGCGCCAAAAAGCGGGATCATGGAAATTATCGCCGTTAAACTTCCCCAGAGGATCGGACTGGGGACCCCGAGGATAAAAAAGCCCAGCCAGGCCAGAAAACCCTGGATAATGCCGACAAAGACCTGTCCGATGATCACCCCTCTGCTCAAGCTGTCAAACCGGTCAATGATCTCTTTGTAGCGTTTTTCCGAGATCGGGAAAAGGTCGGCAAAAAACTTGTAAAGGTCGGTCCCATGGACCAGGAAATAATAGATCGAAAAAATGGTAATAAAGATGTGGAGCAATATGTTGGGAATAACTTTCAGGATATCCTGCAGCACGCCAAAAAGCTGTCCGACAATATCAGCCGCTCCGCTTTTCAAATGCGGCAGTATCTGCCCTATCTGGGTAAAGACCGGCGGCAAATTTTCCAGCTGGAATTGGGGGGCCGAAATGACCGTTTGAATAAAGCGATAGACGCTCTTGACCTCGCTGGAAAGCAATACGCCGATAAAGATCGACGGAATAAGGACCACCGATAAAATTATCAAACAGGTCAGAAGGGACGCCGCCTTTTTTCCAAACGGCATAAAGCCAAGCGATCTGGCCAAGAACCTATATAACGGATAAAAAATAAAAGCGAGCGCGGCGGCCGACATCAGCGAGACCAGAAAAGGACGAACGATCAAAAACGACAGGATCAGGACAATAACGACCAGTGAGATCGCCGCGGTCCGGCGATAGCTTTCGATCCTTTCTTTTTCTCTGCTCATGCCGGTTATTATATATCATTATTATTTGACTTGCCAACTGAATTGTACTAAGATTTCTGCTCGTGTTAAGAATACGCGCCAGCGCGCTGATCGCCGTCAGTTTTCTTTCCGTAATCCTGGTCGGGGGGGTACTGTTATCCCTGCCGATCGCTTCGGCGCAAAACACCCCGACCAGTTTCCTGGACGCCTATTTTACCGCCAACTCCGCGACCTGTGTTACCGGACTGACCACCCTCGACACCGGCACGCATTTCTCCCTTTTTGGCTTGCTGGTCATTTTGGCCCTGATCCAGATCGGCGGTCTGGGCTACATGACCTTTTCCACCTTCATGGTCCTGGTCTTTCGGCAGAAACTTTTTATCTCCCAAAAGCTGGCGGTCCAGGAAGCGCTTAATGTTTATTCGACCAAAGATGTTATTTCCGTTCTTAAAAAGGTCTTCGGCATTGTTTTTATCCTGGAAGGGATCGGCACCCTGATCCTTTTTTTCCGGTGGTTGCCCGAAATGGGGATCGATCGGGCTTTGCTGTACGCGGTATTCCATTCTATTTCGGCTTTTAATAACGCCGGCTTTTCTTTGGTCGGCAACTATGCCAACCTGCTCCCCTACGCTACTGACTGGGTCGTTAATTTTACCATCACCTCCCTGATCATTATTGGCGGGATCGGTTTTATCGTTATTGCCGATATCATTGAAAGGCGGCGGCTGGCTCTCCATTCCAAGGTTGTTTTGTTGGTCAGCTTTTTATTGATCGCACTGGGGACGATCCTGATCCTGGCCCTTGAATATAACAACCCGAACACCCTTGGCCCGCTTACCCTCCCGCATAAAATGCTTGCTTCTTACTTCCAGGCGGTCACCCCCAGGACCGCGGGATTCAACACTTTAGATATCGGCCAATTGACCCAGCCAACACTGCTATTCATCATGTTCCTGATGTTCATTGGGGCCAGCCCGGGAGGAACGGGCGGCGGCATCAAGACGACCACCTTTGCCGTGATCATTGGCACCATCGGCGCGACCCTGAAAGGACTGCGCAACACGATCATGTTCAACCGGCGCGTCCCGGTAGAGACTGTCCGCCGGGCGATCACCATAACTTTTCTTGCCCTGACGGTCGTCGGCTTTGCTATTTTTATTCTTGATAATATTGAATCGTTTGGCTTAATGCCGGTCGCTTTTGAGGTTTTTTCCGCTTTTGGCACGGTCGGCCTGTCGATGGGGATCACCCCCAGCCTTTCCCCTTTGGGTAAAATGATCGTTATGCTGGTCATGTTCATCGGCCGGGTCGGGCCATTGACCATGTTGATCGGCTTAACATTAAATCAAAAGGAGAATAAAATTGAACCGCCAAAAGAAGGATTATCTATCGGATAAAATCGGGAGGGAACCATTATGAAAAAAAGACAATTTGCGGTTCTAGGGTTGGGTCGTTTTGGGAGTAAGGTAGCCAGGGAGCTTTTTTACAAAGGACAGGAAGTTATTGCCATTGATAAAGACGAGGTCAAGATCCAAAATATTAAAGATGAGGTAACCCACGCTTACGTCGGCGATATAACCGACGAAGGGGCGCTCAAAGAAGCAGGGGTCGCCGATTGCGACACGGTGGTCGTGGCGGAGAGCACCCACATGGAAAGCAACATTATCGCCACCCAGATCTGCAAAAGCCTGAAGATCCCTCAGGTGATCTGCAAAGCGAACAACACGATCCACGGGCAGATCCTGCAAAAACTTGGCGCCGACCAGATCATTTTCCCGGAACAAGACACCGCCATTAAACTGATCAATGTATTAACCAGCCAAGGGGTATTAGATTATTTTGATCTTGGTGAAAAGGTTAAAATAGTCGGGACCAAAGCGCTCCCCCAGTGGGCGGGCAAAGGGCTGTCAGAACTTGACCTGCGGAACAAATACGCGATCACCGTGCTGGCGATCCGCCGGGGAAAAGAAAGCCTTCTTATCCCCTCCTGGAGTACCCCGATCCAAAAAGAGGATGTCCTGATCCTGTTTGGCGAAGAAGAGTCGCTCAAGAAGCTCGACATGGACATTTCGCATAAGACATAGTGTATGACAAGGGCCTGTCATTTGCCTCCCCGCGACTAAACGTCGCGGTTAGAAGGAACCTCATTATCTATCCACTTTAGAAAATCCGGGTTCCCTTCGTTAATCGGCAAACTGACAATACATGGTGTTTTGTAACTATGCAGACTTTTGACCATTTCGATCAAAGCCGTTACTACCGGCTCATTAGTTTTAGCGATCAGCAGGGCTTCCGCGTTATTCCTGATTTTTCCTTCCCACCAGTAAATTGAATCGATCTTTTCAATAATATTGACCCCGGCTGCTAAACGGCTTTTGACCAGTTGCAGTCCAATCTCTTTCGCTTCGTCTTTATCCTTGGTCGTAATATAAACCAGATAATGTTTATTAATAACCCTCACCCCCAACACCTCTCCCAGAGGGAGAGAGAAAAAATCTGCTATAATTAAACCATGAATTTCGAGGTTCTTAAAGTCGGGCCGATCGCTACCAACTGTTATATTGCCTGGGATGAGCCAACCAAAGAAGCCATGGTCATTGATCCGGGCGGCCAGGTCCATCAGATCATGCGGGTCGTTAAAGAGAATGGCTTAACGGTCAAAATGATCATTAATACTCATGGACATTTCGACCATGTCAGCCGGAACGGGACCCTGAAAAAAGAGACCGGAGCCAAATTATTGCGCCACGATCTCGATTCGCCAATGGCGGAGCTGACCGACCCCACCCCGGCCGACGAACCACTCCGGGATGGAGAGCTCATCATTTTGGGCCAGACCACCCAATTGACAGTCATTCACACACCGGGCCACAGCCCGGGAGGGGTCTGCTTATATAATGAAAAAGAGAAAGTCCTCTTTAGCGGTGACACCCTTTTTCAGGGAACTTACGGCCGGGTCGACCTCCCTAACTCCTCCGAATCGGCAATGGCCAACTCACTGGAAAAGCTTTTCAATCTCCCTCCGGAGACCGCCGTTTACCCCGGCCACGGCCAACCTACCACCATCGGAGAAGCAAAGGAGGAGATCACACTGTGAAACTGCCGATCGACCTCCTCCTTTTTGATTTTGACGGGACTCTGACCAACTCTCTTCCAACTGCGGTTAAAGCGATCCAATTGATGCTCAAAGAGCTAAACCTTCCTGATAAAACCATTGAAGAGATCAACCCTCATATTGGCTTTGGGGAAACCGCCCTGGTTTCCGGCTCGATCGGCAGCCGCGATCCGGCCCTGGTTGAAAAAGCCAAGGAATCGTACTTCCGCCACGCCAGGGAATTGGCCGAAGAGATCTCCCTCTACCCTCACATCCGGGATGTCCTGGAATTTTTTAAGGACAAAAAGATGATAATTGTTTCCAATAAACGGGATATGTTGATCCACCATATCCTCCGCCTTCAAAACCTGGCCCATTACTTCAGTTCGGTCCTGGGGGGAGACAGTGCTTCCTGCCTAAAACCCGACCCCTGCGCTATTCTTGAAAAACTTGGCAAATACCAGGTCGAAAAGTCAAAAGCGATACTGGTCGGCGACATGACCATTGACGTGGAAACCGGGAAGAACGCGGGGATCCACACCTGCGCGGTAACCTACGGTTTTGATAACAAAGCCAAACTGGTGGCGGCTAAACCCGACCTGCTAATCGACGACCTGTTGGAGCTGAAAGAGCTTATCTTTTAATACGAAAATAATTGCTTTTTTTGATTGAATGATATAATTAAGTTGGATGTTTTACTGGTTAGTTCTATTTATTTCCATTCTAACCCTGGTTCTTTATAATTGGGTTTACCCTTTCACAATACTTTTTCACTACATCCTCGGCCCGTTCGCTTACGGGGTCAGTCGTTTCAAGCTAACCTTTATGTTATTATTTTACGCTGTTTCCTCGGTTATTATGCTGTTACCCGAAAGGCCGCTCTTCGTCGGGGCTCGAATATTTCTTCCAGCGGCTTTTTTTCTTTCGACCGGTCTGGGATTACTGGCCGGACTGGCCAGCTATCTCTCCCTCGCGCAAAGACTTGCTCTGCCGCTGGGAAAATATTCTTATCATTTCAAGGACGGCCTGCTCTCGGCCAATTATCTTTTTCACATCCATACCAGCAAGTTGCCTCTCTATTATTTCTGCCGCCTGACCGGACTTGAGCGCCTGGTCAGGGGCAATTTCGACAACGG
Coding sequences within it:
- a CDS encoding calcium/sodium antiporter — its product is MLLTIFLLIIGLIILVSGAEILVRGASSVSKRAGIQPIVIGLTIVAFGTSAPELIVNLISAFKGTTDIAVGNIIGSNIANILLILGISALIVDLKVSRNTTWKEIPFAILAVVALFVLASDKLFDLNRENVLTRIDGLVLLGFFAAFMYYAFDMFRRKNVEEPGEEIKTYSTPIAFLLILGGLLFLFFGGQLLVSQAVILAKLAGLSEILIGLTIVAVGTSLPEMATSLIAALKGESDIAIGNVVGSNIFNIFYILGVTCVIKPIPIGDAAYIDILFCLAVTLILFAAMFVGKKHMLQRWQGGAFILFYVIYILYLIQRG
- a CDS encoding C39 family peptidase — encoded protein: MKRPFIVFVTIWVIFVSAVGAVIKIDHQVPFLCQAPFGDWRQPWQDACEEAAIVMAMGWVKGEKLTRGIGKKKILALVDWQIKNWGGHYDLTAEESARLIRDYYKYDLVEVLQVVSEKEIKAALAEGSLVIAPMAGRELGNPYFTPPGPYYHYILIKGYDEATGVFITNDPGTRRGANYTYKYKSLFQAIHDWTGEKKNIGLGTKAIIVVKL
- a CDS encoding fumarylacetoacetate hydrolase family protein — translated: MKMERPKVPLLFFKAPSALIGDGGEIVYPSQTKELHYEAELAIVIRDRTKNISSKEALQHIAGFTCSNDVSARDLQLQDGQWARAKSFDTFCPVGPKVVSGIDPNNLAIKCYLNGELKQSSNTGNMVFKVEELVSFISSVMTLEQNDIILTGTPPGIGPMRVGDVVEVEIEKIGRLKNRVVAA
- the mutM gene encoding bifunctional DNA-formamidopyrimidine glycosylase/DNA-(apurinic or apyrimidinic site) lyase; the protein is MPELPEVETVRRGLAKAIIGKKIASFDCDTPKMINFPLKKYQTAIKGLKIADVKRRAKMIVIELTGRWRFLIHLKMTGQLVFRDKRKCLIGGHTIDKSCETLPNKFTHATFTFSDQSRLYYNDIRKFGWLRLYEQAELATLFAKMELGPEPLAAEFTLERFTQGLRRRPNSRIKQFIMDARNVVGVGNIYADEVCYFAGLRPDRPAKSLSPADIKKVFQGIKKILAAAIAVQGTTFSNYVNAHGEAGGYTKKLKVYQRYGQKCLRCGGEIRRQKIGGRTSSYCPSCQK
- a CDS encoding AI-2E family transporter, which translates into the protein MSREKERIESYRRTAAISLVVIVLILSFLIVRPFLVSLMSAAALAFIFYPLYRFLARSLGFMPFGKKAASLLTCLIILSVVLIPSIFIGVLLSSEVKSVYRFIQTVISAPQFQLENLPPVFTQIGQILPHLKSGAADIVGQLFGVLQDILKVIPNILLHIFITIFSIYYFLVHGTDLYKFFADLFPISEKRYKEIIDRFDSLSRGVIIGQVFVGIIQGFLAWLGFFILGVPSPILWGSLTAIISMIPLFGAALVWGPIDIYLFLVGAMTGNYLPAILLLLYGVFVISLIDNILKPKIVGDNSNVHPLIVLFGIIGGIQLFGVAGIIIGPLILTIFDVVIEIFKEAL
- a CDS encoding TrkH family potassium uptake protein: MVLRFLLVLRIRASALIAVSFLSVILVGGVLLSLPIASAQNTPTSFLDAYFTANSATCVTGLTTLDTGTHFSLFGLLVILALIQIGGLGYMTFSTFMVLVFRQKLFISQKLAVQEALNVYSTKDVISVLKKVFGIVFILEGIGTLILFFRWLPEMGIDRALLYAVFHSISAFNNAGFSLVGNYANLLPYATDWVVNFTITSLIIIGGIGFIVIADIIERRRLALHSKVVLLVSFLLIALGTILILALEYNNPNTLGPLTLPHKMLASYFQAVTPRTAGFNTLDIGQLTQPTLLFIMFLMFIGASPGGTGGGIKTTTFAVIIGTIGATLKGLRNTIMFNRRVPVETVRRAITITFLALTVVGFAIFILDNIESFGLMPVAFEVFSAFGTVGLSMGITPSLSPLGKMIVMLVMFIGRVGPLTMLIGLTLNQKENKIEPPKEGLSIG
- a CDS encoding TrkA family potassium uptake protein, with product MKKRQFAVLGLGRFGSKVARELFYKGQEVIAIDKDEVKIQNIKDEVTHAYVGDITDEGALKEAGVADCDTVVVAESTHMESNIIATQICKSLKIPQVICKANNTIHGQILQKLGADQIIFPEQDTAIKLINVLTSQGVLDYFDLGEKVKIVGTKALPQWAGKGLSELDLRNKYAITVLAIRRGKESLLIPSWSTPIQKEDVLILFGEEESLKKLDMDISHKT
- a CDS encoding divalent-cation tolerance protein CutA; translation: MDLAARINDHGFFGWLIPGNITVGSDRPDFKNLEIHGLIIADFFSLPLGEVLGVRVINKHYLVYITTKDKDEAKEIGLQLVKSRLAAGVNIIEKIDSIYWWEGKIRNNAEALLIAKTNEPVVTALIEMVKSLHSYKTPCIVSLPINEGNPDFLKWIDNEVPSNRDV
- a CDS encoding MBL fold metallo-hydrolase — its product is MNFEVLKVGPIATNCYIAWDEPTKEAMVIDPGGQVHQIMRVVKENGLTVKMIINTHGHFDHVSRNGTLKKETGAKLLRHDLDSPMAELTDPTPADEPLRDGELIILGQTTQLTVIHTPGHSPGGVCLYNEKEKVLFSGDTLFQGTYGRVDLPNSSESAMANSLEKLFNLPPETAVYPGHGQPTTIGEAKEEITL
- a CDS encoding HAD-IA family hydrolase, whose translation is MKLPIDLLLFDFDGTLTNSLPTAVKAIQLMLKELNLPDKTIEEINPHIGFGETALVSGSIGSRDPALVEKAKESYFRHARELAEEISLYPHIRDVLEFFKDKKMIIVSNKRDMLIHHILRLQNLAHYFSSVLGGDSASCLKPDPCAILEKLGKYQVEKSKAILVGDMTIDVETGKNAGIHTCAVTYGFDNKAKLVAAKPDLLIDDLLELKELIF